A DNA window from Mesorhizobium sp. C432A contains the following coding sequences:
- a CDS encoding lipopolysaccharide biosynthesis protein, with translation MTQASDIPQRRTLARIGTFLAERRGLVRDYLSAISGAGGRLVFSLAYFIALANTLSIAEFGMFATASAAGVMLSRILAFGFISALYRTATIRPNLIGTFTAGFLLLGAVSLPLLAAASWGVYLIFFASTVPLAVFAAIVFAEALLWRSVEVVLIVNNGLGKFGRAAVLSIVATAFRALGAVLFMLSGQHSVWIWSLFYIGANAASLLLAFGFYYPRQRLRLRTELYLRRLADSIYVAGAEVLFYLQSEFDKLLVLAIGGPHLAGIYAIIMRLVDLTAIPIRTFSMMLVQKMMRAPELLSRLRVKSGIEAGVFLVSTLALAALGIVLHFFPNALGRNVAEASPLVALAIGVPGLRNLVEYQAELLFARGQTALRALNLGLLAGLKAVLLTYVLTTIADTPRLVVSLNVVFLLLYLASALLTYSALRKPAKAI, from the coding sequence ATGACGCAGGCCAGCGACATACCGCAAAGGCGGACACTCGCCCGCATCGGCACCTTCCTTGCCGAAAGACGGGGGCTGGTTCGCGACTATCTTTCAGCGATCAGCGGCGCCGGCGGGCGGCTGGTGTTCTCGCTCGCCTATTTCATTGCACTCGCGAACACGCTGTCGATTGCCGAGTTCGGCATGTTCGCCACCGCCTCGGCGGCCGGCGTCATGCTGTCGCGCATCCTCGCTTTCGGCTTCATCTCGGCGCTTTACCGCACAGCCACCATCCGCCCCAATCTGATCGGCACCTTCACCGCCGGCTTCCTTTTGCTTGGCGCCGTGTCCTTACCACTGCTGGCGGCCGCCTCGTGGGGCGTCTACCTGATCTTCTTCGCCAGCACCGTTCCGCTGGCCGTCTTTGCCGCAATCGTCTTTGCAGAGGCGCTTTTGTGGCGGTCGGTCGAGGTGGTGCTGATCGTCAACAACGGGCTCGGCAAATTCGGCCGCGCCGCCGTGCTGTCGATCGTGGCCACGGCGTTCCGCGCGCTGGGCGCCGTGCTGTTCATGCTATCGGGCCAGCACAGCGTCTGGATCTGGTCGTTGTTCTACATCGGCGCCAACGCCGCCTCGCTGCTGCTGGCCTTCGGCTTCTATTATCCACGCCAGCGGCTGAGGCTGCGCACCGAGCTCTATCTCAGGCGGCTTGCCGATTCGATCTATGTTGCCGGAGCCGAAGTGCTGTTCTACCTGCAGTCGGAATTCGACAAGCTGCTCGTGCTGGCGATCGGCGGGCCGCATCTGGCCGGTATCTATGCCATCATCATGCGGCTGGTCGACCTGACGGCAATACCGATCCGCACCTTCTCGATGATGCTGGTGCAGAAGATGATGCGGGCGCCGGAGCTGTTGTCGCGACTGCGGGTCAAGAGCGGTATCGAAGCCGGCGTGTTCCTGGTGTCGACATTGGCGCTGGCCGCACTCGGCATCGTGCTGCATTTCTTCCCCAATGCACTTGGCCGGAATGTCGCCGAGGCGTCGCCCTTGGTGGCATTGGCAATCGGCGTGCCGGGACTGCGCAACCTGGTCGAATACCAGGCCGAGCTGCTGTTCGCGCGCGGCCAGACCGCGCTCAGGGCGCTCAACCTCGGCCTGCTGGCGGGGCTGAAGGCGGTGCTGTTGACCTATGTGCTGACCACGATTGCCGACACGCCCAGGCTTGTCGTATCGCTCAATGTCGTCTTCCTGCTGCTCTATCTCGCCTCGGCGCTGCTGACCTATTCGGCGCTGCGCAAGCCCGCCAAGGCAATCTAA
- a CDS encoding GlxA family transcriptional regulator: MPNLTVPSERPVVDDPVQGGRQFAFLLVDKFSMFSLAAAIDTFRSANRLLGRDFYGWTTVSADGDPVMASNGLPLKIDYAVADLPPVDILFVSVGLSVEFPGKSKVLAALRSWGRRGNALGALSVGSYLLAEAGQLEGYRCTIHWENRAGFVERFPDINCTGNVFEIDRKRYTCAGGTTSIDLMLEIVRGDFGSNLANGVANQFQHERIRSAGDRQRVGPERDLTGKSEKLRRIVELMADHLDEPLSAVQLAKSAGLSVRQVERLFLRHLSVTPGRYYMRLRLERARELLRQTNMPILDVAIATGFTSHSYFAQSYRLQFGRPPSEERRTTY, translated from the coding sequence TTGCCGAACCTTACTGTACCCTCTGAACGGCCGGTCGTGGATGATCCCGTTCAAGGGGGCCGGCAATTCGCGTTCCTGCTGGTCGACAAGTTTTCGATGTTTTCGCTGGCAGCGGCGATCGATACCTTCCGCTCGGCCAACCGCCTGCTCGGCCGCGATTTCTATGGCTGGACGACGGTCTCGGCCGACGGCGATCCCGTCATGGCCTCCAACGGCCTGCCGCTCAAGATCGACTATGCCGTCGCCGATTTGCCGCCCGTCGATATCCTATTCGTGTCGGTGGGCCTGTCGGTCGAGTTCCCCGGCAAGAGCAAGGTGCTGGCGGCGCTGCGCAGCTGGGGCCGGCGCGGCAATGCGCTCGGCGCGTTGTCGGTCGGCTCTTACCTCCTGGCCGAAGCCGGTCAGCTCGAAGGTTATCGCTGCACCATCCATTGGGAAAACCGCGCCGGCTTCGTCGAGCGCTTTCCCGACATCAATTGCACCGGCAACGTCTTCGAGATCGACCGCAAGCGCTACACCTGCGCCGGCGGCACCACCTCGATCGACCTGATGCTGGAGATCGTGCGTGGCGACTTCGGCTCGAACCTCGCCAACGGCGTTGCCAACCAGTTCCAGCATGAGCGCATCCGCTCCGCCGGCGACCGCCAGCGCGTCGGGCCGGAGCGCGACCTGACCGGCAAGTCGGAGAAGCTAAGGCGCATCGTCGAACTGATGGCCGACCATCTCGACGAGCCGCTATCAGCCGTGCAGCTTGCCAAATCGGCGGGCCTGTCGGTGCGCCAGGTCGAGCGCTTGTTCCTGCGCCATTTGAGCGTCACGCCCGGTCGTTACTACATGCGGCTCAGGCTTGAGCGGGCGCGCGAACTGCTGCGCCAGACCAACATGCCGATCCTCGACGTGGCCATTGCCACCGGCTTTACCTCGCACTCCTATTTCGCGCAGAGCTATCGGCTGCAGTTTGGCCGTCCGCCTTCCGAAGAGCGGCGCACCACCTACTGA
- a CDS encoding DUF6492 family protein, which translates to MNSRVVPSPAAETGALPQTPTAAVVTASYAPDFERCRLLCETLDRHVSGVAHHYILVEHRDVALFRQLENDRRSVVDERDLLPRWLRVFDDPMSLFRRRIWLSFKTQPLRGWHVQQLRRIAIAAHAGEDVLVFCDSDVAFLKPFDLSAFWRDGKVRLFRRDGVLSSDGHDEHRIWSRNAASAIGIDASEVSNHDYISTLIAWRRQTVTAMCAEIEKVHARGWVEVIASVRRFSECMIYGRYVDDVLGGAGHFHGSEEFCRVHWTGEALSDDEFRSFVAAMAPGQVAIGMQSFIGTDIGRIRRLIGLA; encoded by the coding sequence GTGAACAGCCGCGTCGTGCCGAGCCCTGCAGCCGAGACCGGTGCCCTGCCGCAAACGCCGACGGCGGCGGTGGTGACCGCCAGCTATGCGCCGGATTTCGAACGCTGCCGCCTGTTGTGCGAGACCCTCGACCGCCATGTCTCCGGCGTGGCGCATCATTACATTCTGGTCGAGCACCGCGACGTGGCGCTGTTTCGCCAGTTGGAAAACGACCGCCGCAGCGTTGTCGACGAGCGCGACCTGCTGCCGCGCTGGCTGCGTGTGTTCGACGATCCGATGAGCCTCTTTCGCCGTCGCATCTGGCTCAGTTTCAAGACCCAGCCGCTGCGCGGCTGGCATGTGCAGCAGCTGCGCCGCATCGCCATCGCTGCGCATGCTGGAGAAGACGTGCTGGTCTTCTGCGATTCCGACGTCGCCTTCCTCAAGCCATTCGATCTGAGCGCCTTCTGGCGCGACGGCAAGGTGCGGCTGTTCCGGCGCGACGGCGTGCTGTCGAGCGACGGTCACGACGAGCATCGCATCTGGTCGCGCAATGCGGCCTCGGCGATTGGTATCGATGCATCCGAGGTTTCGAACCACGACTATATTTCGACGCTGATCGCCTGGCGCCGTCAGACCGTGACGGCGATGTGCGCCGAGATCGAGAAGGTGCACGCGCGCGGCTGGGTCGAGGTCATCGCTTCAGTGCGCCGGTTCTCCGAATGCATGATCTATGGCCGCTATGTCGACGATGTGCTGGGGGGCGCCGGCCATTTCCACGGCTCGGAGGAATTCTGCCGCGTGCATTGGACCGGGGAGGCGCTGTCGGATGACGAATTCCGCAGCTTCGTCGCCGCCATGGCACCGGGGCAGGTGGCGATCGGCATGCAATCCTTCATCGGCACCGATATTGGCCGCATCCGCCGCTTGATCGGATTGGCTTAG
- a CDS encoding WecB/TagA/CpsF family glycosyltransferase — MNMHTARAAFGLDTLKTILGISVLAIGWDDAIALLARLIAERRFTKVSFLNAHNANIASTDPVFAEALDDFLILPDGVGVDLAAKLLYGAPFPDNLNGTDLIPAFLQASARPLTVGLLGATRANAEAASVRLAALAVQHEFVVIHDGYFSPAEEQAIVDRIEALRPDVLLVAMGVPRQELWIARHIDARHCTLPIAVGALLDFLSGTVPRAPLWMRQLRLEWLFRLCIEPGRLWRRYVVGNPVFLLRVVRQKFSRRPEPAGELR; from the coding sequence ATGAACATGCACACCGCCCGCGCCGCCTTCGGGCTCGATACGCTGAAGACGATCCTTGGCATTTCGGTCCTTGCCATCGGCTGGGATGACGCGATCGCGCTGCTCGCTCGTCTGATTGCCGAGCGGCGCTTCACCAAGGTCAGTTTTCTCAACGCTCACAACGCCAACATCGCCTCTACCGATCCGGTCTTTGCCGAGGCGCTCGACGATTTCCTCATCCTGCCTGACGGCGTTGGCGTCGATCTGGCGGCAAAGCTGCTCTACGGCGCGCCGTTCCCGGACAATCTCAACGGCACTGATCTCATTCCGGCCTTTCTGCAGGCATCGGCGAGGCCGCTGACCGTCGGGTTGCTTGGCGCCACCCGCGCCAACGCCGAGGCGGCGTCGGTCAGGCTAGCCGCTCTGGCGGTGCAGCACGAATTCGTCGTCATCCATGACGGCTATTTCTCCCCCGCCGAAGAGCAGGCGATCGTCGATCGCATCGAGGCATTGCGGCCCGACGTGCTGCTTGTGGCCATGGGCGTGCCGCGCCAGGAATTGTGGATCGCCCGTCATATCGATGCCCGCCACTGCACGCTGCCGATCGCCGTCGGCGCGCTGCTCGATTTTCTCTCCGGCACGGTGCCGCGGGCGCCTCTGTGGATGCGCCAGCTGAGGCTCGAATGGTTGTTCCGTCTGTGCATCGAGCCCGGCCGGCTGTGGCGCCGCTACGTCGTCGGCAATCCGGTGTTCCTGCTGCGTGTCGTCAGGCAGAAATTCTCGCGTCGGCCCGAGCCCGCCGGAGAGTTGCGGTGA
- a CDS encoding GumC family protein has product MVDRENREDWRRERSLLALGKAVRGDEAADASAVSIGDRVDPSWREDAATRHRIARSQREARSNPAPTSPPEPPQFQADGEPVSAASAREEPVSGRRQQHAAYELRSFHEQRPDRDDDDGQEWKPLIDPLQVVRGISRSKLLIVSTTILGTVLGVAVAVSTPKKYEATTQMVIEPGDLKLSDNDLTQPVGQPDAALAVVETRIKMVISGKVLDKVVADLNLVDDPEFNGQGSGGLGVLSLIRSILSRQDGPGGAGEVRRQALAVGNLAKSLSVERSGKSFVVSISATTQSADKSAKIANTTRDVFQQEAAQYQFGMAGRATDQLTAKLDDLRKDVETAERKVEDFRATHDLVDAQGHLISDDQMLKLNEQFSVTRARTLELNARAASARSLDVNSVINGTLPEEINSNTMSELRAQYAALKQEADRAAVRLGPRHPEYQALSAQLDGSRERIAGELRRIASSLQVDLKRSVQLEQDLASRLAQAKVQSGDVNSDLVSLRELERDATAKRSVYEQYLLRAKETGEQQNINTTNINLMTPAQPPLEPNGPSRAVIAMAGLLLGLASGIGVGAMRGAFASLRGAANSRSRGRMDERRPPVEDKVYRAPLPVAPPPAAPPVLPTAAAPARSPGLFDGLFSAMRKAAPGSGTSGEPVETYRAQPAAEYTRPVQEPVGYRQPDFRNEVPHANSPAQQPGYAQPRQPADYAYSQAQPMPAASGPWSSPQPAGAAPEDQQAQIDDIRAGLREFREAVRELTESRSHRRYF; this is encoded by the coding sequence ATGGTCGACAGGGAAAACCGTGAAGACTGGAGGCGCGAGCGCTCCCTCCTGGCGCTCGGCAAAGCCGTGCGCGGCGATGAGGCGGCGGATGCGTCGGCGGTCTCGATCGGTGACCGGGTCGATCCGTCATGGCGCGAGGACGCCGCCACGCGTCACCGCATAGCCCGCTCGCAACGCGAGGCGCGGTCGAATCCGGCGCCAACGTCACCGCCCGAGCCGCCGCAGTTCCAGGCCGACGGCGAACCCGTTTCGGCCGCCAGCGCGCGTGAGGAGCCTGTTTCCGGCCGGCGTCAGCAGCACGCCGCCTATGAGCTCCGCTCTTTCCACGAGCAGCGACCGGACCGCGACGACGATGACGGGCAGGAATGGAAGCCGCTGATCGATCCGCTCCAGGTCGTCCGCGGCATTAGTCGTTCCAAGTTGCTGATCGTCTCGACGACGATATTGGGCACGGTGCTCGGCGTCGCCGTCGCCGTTTCGACACCGAAGAAATACGAAGCCACCACACAGATGGTCATCGAGCCAGGCGACCTGAAGCTTTCCGACAACGATCTCACCCAACCGGTCGGGCAGCCCGATGCGGCGCTGGCTGTTGTCGAAACCCGCATCAAGATGGTGATATCCGGCAAGGTCCTCGACAAGGTCGTGGCCGATCTCAATCTCGTCGACGATCCGGAATTCAACGGACAGGGCTCTGGCGGCCTTGGCGTCCTGTCGCTCATTCGCTCGATACTGTCGCGCCAGGATGGCCCTGGCGGCGCCGGTGAAGTGCGCCGCCAGGCGCTGGCGGTCGGCAATCTGGCCAAGAGCCTGTCGGTTGAGCGCAGCGGCAAGAGCTTTGTCGTTTCCATCAGCGCCACCACTCAAAGCGCCGACAAATCGGCGAAGATAGCCAATACGACCAGGGACGTTTTCCAGCAGGAGGCGGCCCAATACCAGTTCGGGATGGCCGGGCGCGCGACGGACCAGCTGACGGCCAAGCTCGATGACCTGCGCAAGGATGTCGAGACAGCGGAGCGCAAGGTCGAGGATTTCAGGGCCACGCATGATCTCGTCGACGCGCAGGGCCATCTGATCAGCGACGACCAGATGCTGAAGCTCAACGAGCAGTTCTCAGTCACCCGGGCCCGTACGCTGGAACTCAATGCCCGGGCCGCGTCGGCGCGTTCGCTGGACGTTAATTCGGTCATCAACGGCACGTTGCCGGAAGAAATCAATTCCAACACGATGAGCGAACTGCGCGCGCAATATGCAGCTTTGAAGCAGGAGGCCGACCGCGCCGCCGTGCGTCTGGGACCGCGTCATCCCGAATACCAGGCGCTCAGTGCCCAGCTCGACGGCTCGCGCGAGCGCATCGCAGGCGAACTGCGCCGCATCGCCTCGTCGCTGCAGGTCGACTTGAAGCGCTCGGTCCAGCTTGAGCAGGATCTCGCTTCCCGCCTGGCTCAGGCAAAGGTCCAGAGCGGCGACGTCAACAGCGATCTGGTCAGCCTGCGCGAACTGGAGCGTGATGCCACGGCCAAACGCTCCGTCTACGAACAGTACCTTCTGCGCGCCAAGGAGACCGGCGAACAGCAAAACATCAACACCACCAACATCAATCTGATGACCCCCGCGCAACCGCCGCTCGAACCCAACGGACCGTCGCGGGCTGTAATAGCGATGGCCGGCCTGCTGCTCGGGCTTGCTTCGGGCATCGGTGTCGGCGCCATGCGCGGCGCCTTTGCCAGCCTGCGCGGCGCTGCCAATTCGCGTTCGCGCGGCAGAATGGACGAGCGCCGCCCTCCGGTCGAGGACAAGGTCTATCGCGCGCCGCTGCCTGTGGCGCCGCCACCGGCAGCACCTCCGGTGTTGCCGACCGCGGCCGCTCCCGCCCGGAGCCCAGGTCTGTTCGACGGACTGTTCTCGGCGATGCGCAAAGCCGCGCCGGGTAGCGGGACGTCAGGCGAACCCGTCGAGACCTACCGCGCCCAACCAGCCGCCGAATATACAAGGCCGGTGCAGGAGCCTGTGGGCTATCGCCAGCCGGACTTCCGGAACGAGGTTCCGCACGCCAATTCCCCTGCGCAGCAGCCTGGCTACGCGCAGCCTCGTCAGCCGGCTGACTATGCCTATTCGCAGGCTCAGCCGATGCCCGCGGCGTCCGGGCCGTGGTCTTCTCCGCAGCCCGCTGGGGCGGCGCCGGAAGACCAGCAGGCGCAAATCGACGATATCCGCGCCGGCCTGCGCGAATTTCGCGAAGCGGTGCGCGAACTCACCGAAAGCCGTTCGCACCGCCGCTATTTCTGA
- the folD gene encoding bifunctional methylenetetrahydrofolate dehydrogenase/methenyltetrahydrofolate cyclohydrolase FolD produces MAEVIDGKIVAADVVQKVKALTEDLVAKGKAQPGLAVVIVGEDPASQVYVASKSRTAKECGFHSLQHTLPADTSEAALLKIIGELNADPAINGILVQLPLPAHIDAGKIIQAIAPQKDVDGFHFINVGKLGTGELETAFVPCTPAGSMLLIERVRGKDLSGLNAVVVGRSNIVGKPMANLLLAANCTVTIAHSRTKDLPALARTADILVAAVGRPEMIKGDWVKPGATVIDVGINRIAAPEKGEGKTRLVGDVAYAEAAKAAGAITPVPGGVGPMTIAMLMANTLASAYLAAGLKRPSF; encoded by the coding sequence ATGGCCGAAGTGATTGACGGAAAGATCGTCGCCGCAGACGTGGTTCAGAAGGTCAAGGCCTTGACCGAGGACCTGGTCGCCAAGGGAAAGGCCCAGCCCGGCTTAGCGGTGGTCATCGTCGGCGAGGATCCGGCAAGCCAGGTCTATGTCGCGTCGAAGTCGCGCACCGCCAAGGAATGCGGCTTTCATTCGCTGCAGCACACGCTGCCGGCCGACACGTCCGAAGCGGCACTGCTGAAGATCATCGGCGAACTCAACGCCGATCCGGCCATCAACGGCATTCTGGTGCAGCTGCCGCTTCCCGCCCATATCGATGCCGGCAAGATCATCCAGGCCATCGCACCGCAAAAGGATGTCGACGGCTTTCATTTCATCAATGTCGGCAAGCTCGGCACCGGCGAACTCGAAACAGCCTTCGTGCCCTGCACGCCGGCCGGCTCCATGCTTTTGATCGAACGCGTGCGCGGCAAGGATCTTTCCGGCCTCAACGCGGTCGTCGTCGGCCGCTCCAACATCGTCGGCAAGCCGATGGCAAATCTGTTGCTTGCCGCCAACTGCACCGTCACCATCGCCCACAGCCGCACCAAGGATCTGCCGGCACTGGCCCGCACAGCCGACATTCTGGTTGCCGCCGTCGGCCGGCCCGAAATGATCAAGGGCGACTGGGTCAAGCCCGGCGCCACCGTGATCGATGTCGGGATCAACCGCATTGCCGCACCCGAGAAGGGCGAAGGCAAAACCCGCCTCGTCGGCGATGTAGCCTATGCCGAAGCGGCCAAGGCCGCCGGCGCCATCACCCCCGTGCCCGGCGGTGTCGGACCGATGACCATTGCCATGCTGATGGCCAATACGTTAGCCTCAGCCTACCTTGCGGCCGGCTTGAAGCGGCCTTCCTTCTGA
- a CDS encoding glycosyltransferase family 4 protein translates to MHLLFATSIVPDGALASGYEIANAAIIAALRRAGVRVTVIGFIWPGKAPSDPENTIVLGAVDVRTESASARQKLAWLGKAVLSGLTFASVKLRAVSDSEVRAAIERAGPFDGYVLNSVQFAGAFEKLFADRPSIFVAHNVEHGSAKENAAAANSRFQRLLFAREARLLKTMEERLCRRARFVFTLAEEDRAALGVASDDRSAVLPLVTTATAPKPVKPRRIDCDAALIGTWTWQPNRIGLDWFLEKVVPHLRRSFRIRVAGNMPSDITSAHPGVEFVGRVPDAQDFVRGAAVIPLISTAGSGVQLKTIETFELGLPSVATSRSLRGIDHRPANCFVTDDPAAFAGALEAAAADVKDVDGSAFHRRQIKALDAAIRLGLEKLGSVGEEVFA, encoded by the coding sequence ATGCATCTGCTGTTCGCCACATCGATCGTGCCCGACGGCGCTCTCGCTTCGGGCTATGAGATCGCCAATGCTGCGATCATCGCCGCCTTGCGGCGCGCCGGCGTGCGCGTCACCGTCATCGGCTTCATCTGGCCGGGCAAGGCGCCCAGCGACCCCGAAAACACCATCGTGCTCGGCGCCGTCGACGTGCGCACGGAAAGCGCCTCGGCGCGGCAGAAGCTCGCCTGGCTTGGCAAGGCGGTGCTGTCAGGGCTCACCTTCGCTTCCGTGAAACTGCGCGCGGTTTCCGACAGCGAAGTCCGTGCCGCGATCGAGCGCGCCGGTCCCTTCGACGGCTATGTCCTGAATTCGGTGCAGTTCGCCGGCGCCTTTGAAAAACTGTTCGCCGACCGTCCCTCGATTTTCGTCGCCCACAATGTCGAACATGGTTCGGCCAAAGAGAATGCGGCAGCAGCAAACAGTCGCTTCCAGCGCCTGCTGTTTGCCCGCGAGGCCAGGCTGCTCAAGACCATGGAGGAGCGGCTCTGCCGCCGGGCTCGCTTCGTCTTCACGCTGGCCGAGGAAGACCGCGCCGCACTCGGCGTTGCCAGCGACGACCGCTCGGCGGTGCTGCCGCTGGTGACCACTGCCACGGCGCCAAAGCCGGTTAAGCCGCGCCGCATCGATTGCGACGCGGCGCTGATCGGCACTTGGACCTGGCAGCCGAACCGCATCGGCCTCGACTGGTTCCTGGAAAAAGTCGTGCCGCATCTTCGCCGGAGCTTTCGCATCAGGGTCGCCGGCAACATGCCGTCGGATATCACCTCTGCCCATCCCGGTGTCGAATTTGTCGGCCGCGTGCCCGACGCCCAGGATTTCGTGCGCGGCGCCGCCGTCATTCCACTGATCAGCACCGCGGGCAGCGGCGTTCAGCTCAAGACCATCGAAACCTTCGAACTCGGCCTGCCGTCGGTCGCCACCAGCCGTTCGCTGCGCGGCATCGATCATCGCCCGGCAAATTGCTTCGTCACCGACGATCCGGCCGCCTTCGCCGGCGCGCTGGAGGCAGCGGCGGCCGATGTCAAGGATGTCGATGGCAGCGCCTTTCACCGCCGGCAGATCAAGGCACTGGATGCCGCCATCAGGCTCGGCCTGGAAAAGCTCGGGTCGGTGGGGGAGGAGGTGTTTGCATGA
- a CDS encoding VWA domain-containing protein, translated as MAGLLRSVAAALLLLSMTSLGFAANKVIIILDASGSMWAQIDGKPKLEIARESLRTVLQSVPGDDEIGLMAYGHREKGSCDDIELIVPPQAGSASAISAAADSLKFLGKTPLTAAVKQAAEALKYTEDKATVVLITDGLETCEGDPCALGKELEASGVDFTVDVVGFGLTADEGKQIACLADNTGGKYIQASDEKALQEALVETVAAPAPAPAPEPAPAPAPEPAKPEFNFIPTVVMAEGGDPITDGNAWEVYKAKADGTRGEAVTTQYNNYEANLEPGDYVVVARADEARAEQKVKIEAGQVYKPLFTLNAGTMLIHPKPSQGAEISDEAHVDFAFPGGSTTHYGDTRIIVPAGEQKVTVAIGSGSVTENIQLAAGQTVEKDIVVGVGHAAVNAYYTAGGDKADSSGISVQIVKAKKKIDGSRDDVAHSYGPDSKFWLPPDDYVAVTSLELATVEQPFSVKVGDVKDVKVTLDAGVLVMSAPGAYSIEVLSSKKDIQGNRKALGLNYGDTWQQTIPAGDYVVLRHMSDQGHDKEMPVTVKAGERSEITVQP; from the coding sequence ATGGCGGGACTTTTGCGGAGCGTCGCTGCGGCGCTGCTCCTTTTGTCGATGACTTCGCTCGGCTTTGCCGCCAATAAGGTTATCATCATTCTTGACGCTTCAGGCTCGATGTGGGCCCAGATCGACGGCAAGCCGAAGCTCGAGATCGCGCGCGAATCGCTGAGGACCGTACTGCAGTCGGTCCCGGGCGACGACGAGATCGGCTTAATGGCCTATGGCCACCGCGAAAAGGGCAGCTGCGACGACATCGAGCTGATCGTGCCGCCGCAAGCCGGCTCGGCTAGCGCCATTTCGGCCGCTGCCGACAGCCTGAAATTCCTCGGCAAGACGCCGCTGACCGCAGCCGTCAAGCAGGCGGCCGAAGCTCTGAAATACACCGAGGACAAGGCGACCGTGGTTCTCATCACCGATGGGCTTGAAACCTGTGAAGGTGACCCGTGCGCGCTGGGCAAGGAACTGGAGGCCTCAGGCGTCGATTTCACCGTCGACGTCGTCGGCTTCGGCCTGACCGCTGACGAGGGCAAGCAGATCGCCTGCCTTGCCGACAACACCGGCGGCAAATATATCCAGGCCTCGGACGAGAAGGCGCTGCAGGAAGCACTGGTCGAAACCGTCGCCGCGCCGGCTCCGGCGCCGGCACCCGAACCCGCTCCGGCGCCTGCCCCTGAACCGGCAAAGCCCGAATTCAATTTCATCCCGACCGTGGTCATGGCGGAAGGCGGCGATCCGATCACCGACGGCAATGCCTGGGAGGTCTACAAGGCCAAGGCCGATGGCACGCGCGGCGAGGCCGTCACCACCCAGTACAACAACTACGAGGCCAATCTCGAGCCGGGCGACTATGTCGTCGTCGCGCGCGCCGACGAAGCTCGGGCGGAACAGAAGGTCAAGATCGAGGCGGGCCAGGTCTACAAGCCGCTCTTCACCTTGAACGCCGGCACCATGCTCATCCATCCGAAGCCAAGCCAGGGCGCCGAGATCAGTGACGAAGCCCATGTCGACTTCGCCTTCCCGGGCGGCAGCACCACCCACTATGGCGACACCAGGATCATCGTGCCGGCTGGTGAGCAGAAGGTGACGGTTGCGATCGGCAGCGGCTCGGTGACCGAGAACATCCAGCTCGCCGCCGGGCAGACTGTGGAAAAAGACATAGTCGTCGGCGTCGGCCATGCCGCCGTCAACGCCTACTACACTGCAGGCGGCGACAAGGCCGACTCCTCGGGCATCAGCGTCCAGATCGTCAAGGCCAAGAAAAAGATCGACGGCTCGCGTGACGATGTCGCCCACTCCTATGGGCCCGACAGCAAGTTCTGGCTGCCGCCGGACGACTATGTCGCGGTCACCTCGCTTGAGCTCGCAACCGTCGAGCAGCCTTTCAGCGTCAAGGTTGGCGACGTCAAGGACGTCAAGGTGACGCTCGATGCCGGCGTGCTGGTGATGTCGGCGCCGGGTGCCTATTCGATCGAGGTGCTGTCGTCGAAGAAGGATATCCAGGGCAACCGCAAGGCGCTCGGCCTGAACTATGGCGACACCTGGCAGCAGACTATCCCGGCCGGCGACTATGTCGTCCTCCGCCACATGTCCGATCAAGGCCATGACAAGGAAATGCCGGTGACGGTCAAGGCCGGCGAACGGAGCGAGATTACGGTTCAGCCGTAA